One window of Chlamydia sp. 04-14 genomic DNA carries:
- a CDS encoding MYG1 family protein, with amino-acid sequence MRIPRSVGTHDGSFHADEVTACALLILFDLVDEGKIIRTRNPEKLAECEYVCDVGGIYSVDQKRFDHHQVSYEGSWSSAGMILDYLKEQRLIDLEEYHFLNQTLIHGVDEQDNGRFFSKEGFCSFSDIIKIYNPEEGRNSSDADFFFALKFAIDLLKRLRNKFRYDRMCRDVVRSAMEKDEFCLFFDRPLAWQENFFFLGGEQHPAAFVCFPACDQWILRGIPPTLDRRMEVRVPFPESWAGLLGRDLEKVSGIPGAIFCHKGLFLSVWDNKEHCQRALQLVLENRGLV; translated from the coding sequence ATGCGAATTCCAAGAAGCGTTGGTACACACGACGGTTCTTTTCATGCTGATGAGGTCACAGCGTGTGCATTGCTTATTTTGTTTGATCTTGTTGATGAAGGGAAGATCATCCGTACGCGAAATCCTGAGAAACTCGCAGAATGTGAATATGTGTGTGATGTTGGCGGAATTTATTCTGTAGATCAGAAAAGATTTGATCATCACCAAGTATCCTATGAAGGATCTTGGAGTAGCGCAGGCATGATATTAGATTATCTTAAAGAGCAAAGGCTTATCGATTTAGAAGAATATCATTTTCTAAATCAAACCTTGATTCATGGTGTTGATGAACAAGATAACGGAAGATTCTTTTCAAAAGAAGGCTTCTGTTCTTTTTCCGATATTATTAAAATATATAATCCTGAAGAAGGCAGGAATTCTTCAGATGCAGATTTCTTCTTCGCATTAAAATTTGCTATAGATTTACTGAAGCGCTTGAGAAATAAATTCCGTTACGATCGCATGTGTAGAGATGTTGTCAGATCTGCTATGGAAAAAGATGAATTCTGTTTATTTTTTGATCGTCCTTTAGCGTGGCAGGAGAATTTCTTTTTTTTAGGCGGAGAACAACATCCCGCAGCATTTGTGTGTTTCCCAGCCTGCGATCAATGGATTCTTAGGGGAATCCCTCCAACCTTAGATAGACGGATGGAAGTTCGTGTACCATTCCCAGAAAGCTGGGCAGGGCTTCTTGGTAGGGATCTTGAAAAGGTAAGTGGTATTCCTGGAGCAATTTTTTGTCATAAGGGTCTATTTTTATCTGTTTGGGATAACAAGGAACATTGTCAACGCGCCCTGCAATTGGTACTAGAAAATCGAGGATTAGTATGA